The following coding sequences are from one Oncorhynchus kisutch isolate 150728-3 linkage group LG23, Okis_V2, whole genome shotgun sequence window:
- the LOC109868489 gene encoding RING finger protein 122-like isoform X2, with protein MSTVAFQNLPLNIYMVIFGTGVFVFVLSLIFCCYFISKLRHQAQRERFGYKAVVFKGDTKKLNLHGTCAVCLEDFRVKDELGVLPCQHAFHRRCLVKWLEVRCVCPMCNRHIAGPPEQRHSLGTLLDELV; from the exons atgtCTACCGTGGCATTCCAGAACCTTCCTCTCAACATTTATATGGTCATCTTCGGGACCGGAGTCTTCGTTTTCGTCCTGAGCCTCATCTTCTGCTGCTACTTCATCAG taAACTGAGGCACCAGGCCCAACGAGAGAGGTTTGGATATAAAGCG GTGGTGTTCAAAGGGGATACAAAGAAACTAAATCTACACGGG ACATGTGCGGTGTGCTTGGAGGACTTCAGAGTGAAAGATGAGCTAGGAGTGTTGCCATGCCAACATGCCTTTCACCGGAG ATGCCTGGTGAAGTGGCTGGAAGTGCGCTGTGTGTGTCCCATGTGTAACAGGCACATCGCTGGGCCACCTGAACAACGCCACAGCCTGGGCACACTGCTGGATGAACTGGTGTAG
- the LOC109868489 gene encoding RING finger protein 122-like isoform X1, which produces MSTVAFQNLPLNIYMVIFGTGVFVFVLSLIFCCYFISKLRHQAQRERFGYKAVVFKGDTKKLNLHGQTCAVCLEDFRVKDELGVLPCQHAFHRRCLVKWLEVRCVCPMCNRHIAGPPEQRHSLGTLLDELV; this is translated from the exons atgtCTACCGTGGCATTCCAGAACCTTCCTCTCAACATTTATATGGTCATCTTCGGGACCGGAGTCTTCGTTTTCGTCCTGAGCCTCATCTTCTGCTGCTACTTCATCAG taAACTGAGGCACCAGGCCCAACGAGAGAGGTTTGGATATAAAGCG GTGGTGTTCAAAGGGGATACAAAGAAACTAAATCTACACGGG CAGACATGTGCGGTGTGCTTGGAGGACTTCAGAGTGAAAGATGAGCTAGGAGTGTTGCCATGCCAACATGCCTTTCACCGGAG ATGCCTGGTGAAGTGGCTGGAAGTGCGCTGTGTGTGTCCCATGTGTAACAGGCACATCGCTGGGCCACCTGAACAACGCCACAGCCTGGGCACACTGCTGGATGAACTGGTGTAG